ACATCCTCGGGATATTCAATCAATTGATGatttcaattaagaaaaatatattcaaacaAGTATCCAAAACTAGAAACGCATTGAAATTTATCAAGGACAAACAAGAAAGGCAAAtgcttcaaaattcaaatcgtTAATTAGGAGTTATGACCGTTTTGTGTGGGGTGGGTAGGTGAGGCTCTAAAAGTACTCCGTAATCTTGTTTAGTCCATCTACCTTGGGTTCAAATTGAAGTGTGTAAATATGTCTTTGTGGTCATTCTTAAAATTCAACAACGTCGTTAAAATTCATGCCGCCGAATGCCACTCTCCTatttaactatatatatatatatatatatgatcgAAATCgttgacttttattttttttattttttgggttcctttttgaattttttccaGCGTGTTGAAAGTAATTATGGGAAAGCTTATACTATTTAGTCTCATATAATCATGATAACTTCAGTCTTCCGTCTTAACCCTTGAAGGAGCTGTGGTTTAACGGTCAAGGTACTGTGCAAAATATTGTGCAAGAAATTACGTGTTATCCATGCATacatcataaataaattaaactcgAAAGTTCATTTTGGTCATTAAGAATCAAGATCAAAATGGcatgaattaataattctctTCAGATTCATTGAACTGCTTTTTGAGGTTAACAAGAAAGATTCAAGAACTCTGGAGATgattattaattgtatttcAATTCGAATTTTATAAAGCATTTCAAAAGTAGGAATTAAGACTGGTAAAACTTagtgaacaaattaattaagccTTCCTCTATTACATCATTGTAAGAACGTTTTGGAGTATTCAAATGGTACGGTGGTCGTCCATATATACAGTAATACAGATGCATCAGCACTTATACCATTTCGCGAATTCAAAGTAAAAGTTCAAATTAACATCACTAACCTTTAATACCAGAATGTGATTGTCATGTCAaattctttaataattaacagcGTTCAAAGTAAAAGTTCGAATTAACATAATTAACTTCCAATACCAGAATGTGATTGTGTtgacaaattatttaatgattaaCAGAGGACATCTAGATATTCAAGTTAGGTGTAACTAATggattaaattaatgttgagttgaattaaattatctgtaaaaacattttttattatgtgttcAATGGTAAGTACTCTTTGAATCCCTAcagtttgaattaattatctaattggtcactatattttaaaacattactCAAAAGGTCAATTCGAATCTACTTAATATATTATCACCTATTTCTCACCTGCTCCTcatcaaattcatttaaaattttaagttgtttTAGACAAAAATGCtgttttactcttttttaaaatgaaatattatttcatccttaaaaagttatatttaacAGCAACAAAAGTAACGACAAGGGGTGTTTtggttaatattaaaaaataaagagataaatGAGTATTTGGCTTTGTTTGTAAGAGTTAAAAAAGCATTTACcccattttattatataaaaacaatttgtggtGCTAAAGGCTTAACAGCTTTGACAAGATTGTGCATGCAATTATGCCTAAACTTACTTCCATTGtgcaataagaaaaatttaaaattttcgaTCGAAGTTGAAGTTAAATTAATCACGATTCATGATGATCAGTAATACTTGTTTCTTGGGTGCAATTCAATTGATTGTGAATATGCTTTGCAATCGTAGcggctgttttttttttaaatttcaattagttaaatcattaaatttgttttttctaaattaatcaaaaaatttagTCATGAAGTTattaaaccaatttttttggccttttacttaatctaaaaaatttgaatgataTCATTAAAAGACATTCAGCAAAATATccctatctaattaattaattttaatccttacctaaataaaatttaataattagcattattaccCAGTTGTATAATATAGTggtagactattattatttttgtatttttgtcttCTAAAAGttagcattatttattttcataatttttatgaatattttttcgTACAAAAACATTATGAACTATGATAAAGTTGATTGATATATactaatttagaatataaaatgttGTATTCGcttgaatatgatttatattatgataatatattattttatttaagttctttgagatatttattttttgtttaacatCTATAACTTGTAAGGACacatatgtaaaatattagtttttaaatttttttaagttaaaaaaaacttaatatttgttttcagtaatttagacaaaaagaaaatcattcagattcAATATTTAGTTCTATTTGGATTTCAGGCTAATTCATATCTatttagatttcaaataaataaacaaacggCATTATAATCACCcgaaattaaactaataatagaAGATAAATATGGTGTTTAGTCGATGagaaataaaatctcaaataataagtttaatgagataaaaccaaataaaaactgGAATAAGCTCAAATACGATTTGATAACTcctaaattatcattattcaatctttaaaaaaatattatgaatatAAGAATAAGATTGTATTGTCATATCTTTTGTTAGTTGGGGACTTGGGGGAACATAAAtgtagaataataataaggatTTATTGTACGTTGATTAGATATCCCTtctaataactttttttttcctttaaataaaGGTTTGGTTTAGAATCTTTTCTACAATCAATAATAGGgttgattaataaattttgtgttgATCATTTGGGCTTTtctcacctttttttttaatactaattacACATCAGATTACTGTATTatacagatatttacaactaCTATTAGAGCAGGCATTacattgatatttacaataagaTATATAACTtgggacttacattattatgGACTTgcattattacattaattctatgaaataTATGCCCAGACATATGACCCTTACAGACGATAATGTCTCTACTCCACTCATATTTTGTAAGGAAGAaagacttaaaaattaattccacataatttttccttaattGAGGGAAGTTGAGTATAAGACTACCCTCATAGTCCCTCTTAACTTTGAGAATAATGGTTCACCATTGGGATAAAGCccaaatgactttttttttaataaaaaaaaattcgaaaAATGATATAGAAGCTTCCAAATTTGGCAAAGATATCCGTGTAGGAGGCAAATTAAATAGCCGTAATCTAAATatgtaattagaaaaaataaaaataaaaagattgcGAGCGTCCCAAATTCTGTGTGTGGTCGATTTGTCAAATCTTTCCTTCGTGTTACTTAATTTACAATTCTCATTTagtcaaaaaaaaagaacaaaagaatttcaaattctCATAAAATCATGTCGCACGTCGCCAGACTTGACTCTCATCTACCAACGTATTGGACGTTCTAGCCAGACCTTCCCTCCAACATCAAAATTATCTGGTTCATGAGAAATCCACCGTACGGTTCATAAAACAATTGCAATATATCGATCTGGCATGGGAAGTCGAATTGACAGTCTGTTGCCGTGTTCAATTTTTCTGACTCACAGTCAACGGTTTAGATTTCAAAAAAGTGCAAAATctttgacttatttaatatgatGCCCTATGTGGGTTAATTATTTGATCATTAATTACGTATGCCCCGCACGTCCTGTATTATCTTTCGGTTTTGTCCACAtataaaacaattaacaaattaaatcaaaccCTCCTCCCATCCATTTCTCTTTACCTAAACAAAAGGTAGGTATTACTTATCACATTTTTCGCTTTAATAATGCCAATCGACTAAGGCATATTcatcaataattttgatttagtaTGATTCGAATGcctaaatgaattaaagaaGACAAATCGATCAATACTTCAATAATTtgggggtttttttttttaatttgtctttgaTCTAGAAAATAgtgaatttaatcaattaggTTTGTGATGTATTGTTGTCGAAATTGTATTTGTAGTCGCTATCTGtctattcaattttaaatcacTTTCCACTAACTattgattatgattttaaaatgatcAATAATGTTTGCCGACTAGACACTAATTTCCTTCAAATTACCAACTCTTTAATTtaccttatttttattataggaTGGAAAgtaaccccccccccccccagtGCAAACAAATTGATTAAAGCCAAATTAATCTTCTATTATTGTTGCTTACTTGCTTTATTCAACCAGCTGGTAGATTCGTCATCGAAGACATTAGTCATTTGAAAGGACATACTAATggaagaataaataaataaataacaccaAATGACACAAGTTTTTCTTCTCAAATATGCTATTTTAATGTGGCTTACGTGGcaagaaaattataagatgGTAAACATAGAGGCTTCTTACCGCTTTCTTGTTCTGTTCAAACTTGCTAGACAAACATGGTATtgttttgaaaagaattaCTTAGAAATTTCTTTTGGATTATATAATAATGACGAATTTTGTGCATTCATATTGCAAATGGAGGCTATATAAGCACAGAAGCTGATAAGATGGATGCCAACTGATCGACATATGTGTTAAGTATTGGAAAGCAAcgcaaataaaagaaaatggagaaacTTGCAACCCAGCTCTTGTTGAGTTGTTTCTTTTTGGTTCTTCTTTTGCTTTCATGCCCAGCACTGTCTCAAGAAGCTGGTAAGAATTTGCAACTTCTACATTTTCTCACTTGTTTTTCACACAATTCCTATCAAACAATGCAACTTTTGAACAAACCTTTCTTAATCATTTTGTAGGTGCCAAGTAACTATTATAGGCAATATGgttttctataatttaatcaatcaAGATCTTGAACATTTTCTAATGTTAAAACAGTATTTCTTGTTTCataaataaaccaaaacaCGCTGGACATTTGTTATTGTAAAATCCaaaaatgttttcttattCTTTGCTCGATGAATCATTGCATGTGTATCTCTCAGCTAATCAGATTAGAATAAAAGCATATACACTAAGAGCATTCAAGATTCTTCCGTTAAACCCTAGCTAGGGTAAGTAATTCTTGCTCTTGGTGATTTgtgtatttaattaatctaatGCATGCAAGCGTGGTGCAGATGATGAAAAGGAGTTCAATTATGAAGAAGAAGGACAGCGTGGGCCATCTAAATGGGGAGAGCTTCACAAGGAATggagtgcttgcaaaaaaGGAACAATGCAGTCTCCCATTGATCTTTTGAATGAAAGAGTTCAAGTTGTTTCCCATTTAGGAAGGCTTAAAAGAAGTTACAAGCCATCTTATGCCACCCTCAAGAACAGAGGCCATGATATGATGgtaatagaaattttaaaaaataaaattgtaataataaatgaagaaaaaaaggaaaaagaaattcaatattattattatttttcagtgGCTAGCTAGCTTCAttggttaatatttttttatatgtttttgaattatttgcgGATGCAGTTGCAATGGCATGGCGGTGCCGGGACTCTTTTGATAAATGGAACCGAGTATGTACTGAAACAGTGCCACTGGCACTCTCCTTCTGAGCACACCATCGATGGCGAGAGGtactgcattttttttttcatctttcccCTTCAATTAGCGATGCATCAACTAATCATACATTAAACTGGgagattaattttcttctttatttatttatttactttaaaattgcAGATTTGCTTTGGAGGCTCACATGGTTCATGAGAGCCAAGATGGGAAAATTGCAGTGGTGGGGATCATGTACAAGATTGGAAGACCTGATTCTCTATTAGCATCGGTAATTTCggacattattattattattttgttaaagcatAGCATggttagaaattaaaattgtctTTCCATTTATATGAACTGGGTGCAAAACTCGGACCTCTTGTCGGTCGTAAAATCATGTTTTAGGTCAATGAGGgccaaaatgaagaaactaaACACTTGAAGAAGCAAGGgaagaataaaatatctatatGGGTCTATATGAAGTTTAGTCCATTTCCTTAGAAAGCTTTGTCTTTCCTGAATTATAATCGACTTGGGGCTCTAGCTCTGGTGCCAAAATAtcctattaatttttctttatcttttattctCATATgcgtgtcatttatttatcaGATATCGGATCATTTAAGACAAATTGCTGGTTCAAATGAAAGGGAAACAGTAGTGGGGGTGATCGATCCAAGGGGCATAAAGCTAGGCAGCAGAAAATATTACAGATATATTGGTTCTCTTACTACTCCTCCTTGCActgaaaatgtaatttggaCCATTGTTAGAAAGGTACAATTTCctacattaatattaaatttattacgatcataaaaaaaaaataatttgttgtcAATATTAActttcttatttaattgtttattgattataactcatcatcatcaaatttattatcagGTAAGGACGGTAACAAGAGAACAAGTTAAATTACTTCGAGTAGCAGTGCATGATGACTCGGGTACTAATGCAAGACCACAACAACCAATAAACTTACGAACAGTAAAACTTTACAGACCAGATGATGAGAATCAAAATCCTTGATATTGTAGCTTTCTTTTGTGATCTTCTTCGGctattagaattttattgatttaattatttattgtttattgtatttgaatagatttatttattattgaggACATTATCTGTTTATGAATATatccaattttagtgaaaTCTTGAACGAgtttttatctaattattcATTCATAGTTGGGaagaaagaatataaaaacttGTTATATTATGTGCTCAAATGAAATTATGTCGGAGTCTTTTTTCTCCGATCAGTCCCActatataatgataataacacTAGTACGGCATattctttaatatttcatttggctAATCggttcttatttttctttaagttTTTGTAGACCTAAGCAAAGAAGTAATATCAAAACATTCACGCCACAGAAACTGAGAAACATTAATcgttattttcatttgaagaCACGATAGTATTATGAGTTAATAACATTAAGTTGAAGCATATGGTAAATACAAGTAGGCCCCTTAAGAAAAAATACGATTCTTTACATGTCGTTAAAGCTTAGAGCTGAGGAGACTCTTGGTTCTTCACATGCCTGAAGACTGTTGATTTGTGCTTTGAAGATCTGTTGACTAGACTCCAACGCAACGTATTGGTGGgtattaaagtaaaaagtaaatacCATCCAAATCAACAAAGAACACAGTATTGAAAAATTGATGACGCTCAATTGAAACTGGATGACAATTTTTGTCGCATTGCATAAAGGTGAAAGGCAACGGACGCTCAATCTGAAAAATTGCTGTTCCTACATGCAGCTAGGGGTCAAAATTTCACATTGCTTGAAAAAAAGGTTGTTGGACTACATCATAAATTGAACAAACATTTTGCACTATCTATTTGAAAAAAAGCCTTTTCATATTTATGTCACATATCTTAGGACTTTGATGGTATACAAATTGAGTTTTGTATGTATTTTAAACGTTTTAAGATTGTTTCATATGTCTATTGTGATACATATGGTTGTATTAGTTCCCTTTCTGacttttgaataataaatagagGGATTTTTCAATTAGGGATCTATaaccatattaaaataatagataagttaaaagattaaaaaactataaatttaaatacactacataataaaatataatgcaTTAGAGACTGTAGATAAAGTAACTTAAGTACAATGACTagtgctttcattttttttttccaagtatagtttcttcaaaaagaaaattacattttgggACAAATGagctacattttttttaaaaattttagtttagaCAACAAACTTTTGACTTGCTAATTTTAACTtcataaatgatttttctatccacatatattaatattacgaaaaataaatatttcaaataaaatgcatcaaaattttaatggctAGCAGGCAAAAGATGACtagttatttttcatattataagCAAACGACATGACATTTGTTCAAGAATGCATACATAACTTATACGTTAAAAAACCAAAGGTAACCATTTGTCCCAaattgcatttttcttttttctttttttatgttcttaaaagaaacttgtacttaaaaaaaaagggagaaaagaaaaaaaaatgattcactatgcttttctatttttctatattGAACAAATAactattatgaaattttacttTAGACATGACAATTCATCTATCTTTGATGGCTTTACAtgcaatattttaaaa
This window of the Citrus sinensis cultivar Valencia sweet orange chromosome 8, DVS_A1.0, whole genome shotgun sequence genome carries:
- the LOC107178331 gene encoding alpha carbonic anhydrase 7-like, with the protein product MEKLATQLLLSCFFLVLLLLSCPALSQEADDEKEFNYEEEGQRGPSKWGELHKEWSACKKGTMQSPIDLLNERVQVVSHLGRLKRSYKPSYATLKNRGHDMMLQWHGGAGTLLINGTEYVLKQCHWHSPSEHTIDGERFALEAHMVHESQDGKIAVVGIMYKIGRPDSLLASISDHLRQIAGSNERETVVGVIDPRGIKLGSRKYYRYIGSLTTPPCTENVIWTIVRKVRTVTREQVKLLRVAVHDDSGTNARPQQPINLRTVKLYRPDDENQNP